DNA sequence from the Methanolobus sp. ZRKC5 genome:
ATGTTGATATCATCACAGGTTGTGCATCAAAGGCTATAAGGGATGTTATCAAGCCTCTTGCACAGGTTGGAACCGCTGTTCCCTTGTTTGCAGTAACTCAAAAAGGCAAAGAACTTCTGCTTGAACGTGCAAAGGAAGTAGAGAGTCCAATTCTTATTAATACAATGGCATTACCTGCACTTCCTGAGCACAAACAACCAAGAGGAATGATTTGACCATTTCTTCATTTTATTTTTCATTTTTCTCTGTGGTTCCTTCATAATTGCTTACTGGAAGGCAGAAACCTGATGGCAGAAATAGATATTTCGGTCTGTTTTTTTTTTTTTTCGTAACTATTCAGCCTACCACAATTAGCCTATTGATACTGATTTAATCAAAACGGAGATGTTTGCTCACTAACAACCTAAGAATCAAAAAAGCAATCAATGGCAACAATCAAAATTAATGATCCTAATAAAATGTAGGTCTCAACTTTTTGTCAAGATTGCTATTGATAGTGTTTTTATCAGGCTGAATAGTTACTTTTTTTCTTTCATTATTTTATTTGGTTTTTCTGGCATCAGGATTTACTTATAAGGTCATATATACCGTCTTTCATACCAGTTTTGGTTCCAAACATTTCCTATTTCTAATTTTATTTGCCTTTTTATCAGCATAGTAACAAATAGTCAATAATCCATTCTGCAAGCAAGCATGCATTATTTGATCTCTAAATAACATTATTCTTGCTAATGGTTTGAGTTTCCGGAAGCTCTCATTATTTATTTTAATAAATACTACTTGCTGCAATTACTCAAGTATATATCTTGTTAGTATTGTCTTACTAACAGTTATCATGTCTGCAAAAATAATATTTGAAAAAATAGGGGCTTTTATAGAAAAATGGCCCAAGGGTATAATTCTCGTAGCTATACTCCTGATGTTCGTATCATTGCAGGGTGCAGGCCTGATAGAGCATAAGAGTGGAACTGACACTTTTGTTGAAAAAGATTCAGAGCTCTACCAGAATTATGATCACATCTATAAGACTAATTTTGGAAGCGAAGTTGTAATGGTACTTGTAGATTCTGATGATGTAAGAGAATCTGAAGTTCTGGAAGCAATTGATGATTTTGACGGTATTATCGAGCAGGATAAGGGCGTTGAGAATGTTGTCAGCCTTGCCTCACTGGTCAAAGATACAGCTTATTACGTGACCGGGCGTACTGAAATACCAAACAACGATGACAAAATACTGACAATTATCGATCAATTACCATCTGCTTACGTTGACCAGTTCATGCCTGACACAACACATACCATTATCATGGTTCAGATGCCTGGAAATATTGATGAGAGCAATAAACAAAGAGTTCTTTCTCAGGTTGAAAGAGCAATTGAAGTAGTTGATTTCCCGTCAGGTACTACTGCTGTTGCCACAGGTGATCCGGCATTCATGATAGCAATGTCAGAGGAAATGAGCTCAAGCCTCCAGATCATGTTACTCCTTGCTTTCATTCTGATGATATTTGCTCTGCTGGTGGTGTTCCGGCACGTCAGATGGTGTCTGATGCCAATTCCTGTGGTTCTGGTAGGTCTTGTATGGACCTTTGGAGCAATGGGTTATCTCAATATACCTATGACAATGGCATCCATGGCAGTATTCCCTATCCTTATAGGTCTTGGTGCAGACTATGCGATCCAGTTCCATAACCGTGTGGAAGAAGAACTTGCAAAAGGTGAATGTGTCGAAGACGCCATAATCGACACAATAAAACACACCGGTCCTGCAGTGGGTGTTGCTGTTGTAGCTACGTGCCTGGGTTTCATTGCTCTTCTCATATCCTCTGTTCCGATGATACAGGACTTTGGAAAAATGAGCCTTGTAGGGGTAATCCTTTGTTATCTTGCTGCTATGTTCGTTCTTGTTTCTGTATTGTACATACTTGACAGACGGGCTGAAAAAAAGCAGAACAGCTGCTCGGTCAAATCTACTCCTGTAAAGCAGGTAGAACCAACAGAGACTGTAATTGGAAGAACGATCTCAAGTGTTGCGATGTTCACGGCAAAACGACCTTTGATCATCATTGCCCTGGCATCTATCCTTGCAGTTGCAGGACTGTATGCTGATGAGCACGTAGGGGTACAGACCGAGACTAAGGATTTTGTACCGCAGGATATGCAGGCCTTGCAGGACCTGAACAAACTGACCAGTGTTATGAATGGTATAGATAATATTAACATCATTGTCAAAGCCAATAATGTTCTGGACCCGGATGTGTTGCAATGGATGGTAGATTTTTCGGAACGGGAAGAAGAGGGCAATAGTCATATTACAGGATCAAGTAGTATCGGTTCTTTGATCGATTCAAGTTATGGTTCAATACCTTCTGATAAGGATACGATCACTTCAGTTACTGATAGTATATCCACAGTTGTCACTGATCAGTACCTGGAAGGTAGAAATCTTGCCGTAATGAACCTCCAGCTTGAGAGTGACCTTACTACAGAGCAGCTTACAACCACAATTGATCTGGTCGAGAATGACCTTGAGTGGTACACTCCACCGGCAGGGGTTTCAGTCACAATCACCGGTTCAAAGGTGATGTCAACTTCCATTATAGATGCTCTTACATCAGGAAGGACTCAGATGGGTTATCTTGGAATGGCTATCATTTTCCTTGGTATGCTTGTCATCTACAGGGACTGGTTGAAAGCCGTATCCACAATATTACCAATTGTAATGGTCACAGGATGGATAGGCGGTGTGATGTATCTCCTTGATATGGCATATAATCCCCTGACTGCTACGCTTGGGGCTCTTGCAATAGGTATTGGAGCCGAATTTACAATACTTATGCTTGAACGTTACTTCGAGGAACGTGATCGAGGAATGGAACCATATGATGCTATGGAAAGAGCTGCATCCTCAGTAGGACCGGCAATTATTGCATCAGGTTCTACCGTAATATTCGGTTTTTCAGCCCTCATAGTATCTTCGTTCCCAATGTTAAGCGATTTTGGAAAAGTTACGGTGATAGCTGTGGCTTTTTCATTGTTCAGTACAGTCGTTGTCCTGCCACCTATCATGGTGAATCTGGATTTGTGGAGATCAGGACGTAAAGTATCAGATAAATATTCAGATAAAAATGTAGAAATTAACAAGGTGAGTATATGATTTCACTTAAAAATGCAAAGTTGCTTACGATTGCACTCCTGTTACTTAGCTGTATGCAGGTTGTGTCTGCAAGCATAGATGAGGATGTTGTTTCAGAAATTGCAAGCGATTATTATGATGTTTACGGTTCTCCTCATTTGAAAGCTAACCTCGCCTGCGATGAAGTATTTGAGAGAGGAGAAGAAGCAGTTCTGTATGTGAACCTGATGAATGATGGTCAGGTCACAGGATACGAGGCCGACGATGATGAGATAGAAGATGATTTCAGGGATGGTCAGATCGGTGAGGCTCTCACCAGATCGTTCATGGCAAGCGAACTTGCTTCCGACAGGGCGATTACAAAGGCTGAATCCATAACTGCAACACTTTCACTTGTTGACCAGGACACTCCTATAGATATTCAGTTAGACACATTGCTCCTGGGTTCTATAAGTTCAGGAAAATCACTTGAAGAACCTGCTGGGTTTCCAATAGAAGTATATGACAGCGCAAAGGCTGGAACCTATACTTTGAAGCTGGATGTCTCTTACAGATACCAAAAGGATTCTGCTGTCACTCCTCCATACGGTGACACATACTACTGGTACGAGGAAATGAACCAGACAATGTACATTGATGTTGTCGTTGAGGATGAACCTTATTTCAAGGTTATAAAGACCGAGTCCGATCTCCAGGCAGGTGACAAGGAAACCATTAACATTACATATGCCAACACAGGAGACGATATCGCATATGATTGTATCGCAAGGGTAAGTGTTGTCGATCCGTTCACTACCACAGATGATGAAGCATATCTTGGTGACATGTATCCGGGGGATTCAAAGACTGCAACTTTCGAGGTAAATGTGGCAGAGGATGCTACTATTAAGCCCTACGCTATAAGCACGGAAGTAAAATATACGGATAAGCACGATGAGAGCCAGTATTCAGAAGGCCTAAAGGCAACAGTGAACGTTGGTGCTTCCGAATCAAAGTTGAATGGAACCACTATGTTCGGTGGTGTTGTTGTTCTTGGTCTTGTCAGTACACCTCTGTATATGAGGTCTAAGAAAAAGAACAAGAAAGAAGAAAATGACAAATAAAATGTAATTACGCAATTAGTATTATGAATTCACTAATAGAATCTCTCCAGCAACTGGGTCTGACATCCTATGAGGCAAAGGTTTTGGTCACACTTACGCAGTACGGGAGCAGGAATGCAGCGGATATCCATGCTCTTTCGGGTATCCCACGCTCTGCTGTGTATGGCGTTATAGACCGGCTTAAGGACAGGGGATTGGTTAAAGTCCAGAATACCAAACCAATGCGATATAGGGCATATGCTCCTGATGTTATCATTGACAAATTAAAGGCGAGTTATGAGGACGCTGTGAAGTTCTCTAATGAGCAGCTTGAGACTATCTATCAGGCACAGGAAGGTAGTGTGGAAGAGGATTCTGTGTGGAATATAAGTGGTGTGAAGAATGTCAATGATAAGATTCTCCAGATGATGGAATCCGCCGATGAAGAAATCATATTTGCGTCCTCATATTCTTCTCTGAAAAAGGTGATAGAGGTCTATCCTATCATGGATTCCATAAGACAGATGATTCAGGTGAAGCTCGGTGAAGGAGTTAAGATAAAGATAACCGGCAGGGACAAGGCCCACGTTATAGATATTGCAAAGGAGTTTTCCGGTGCTGAAATAAGGGTATATAAGGAAAAAAGCAACGTAAACCCTTTAAAGGGTGGTATACTTGTTATTGATAATGAGGAACTCCTTGTAATAACTATTAAGGATGATATAGCTCCGTTGACGCTTAATGCCACATGGTACAATGGGAAAGAGCATGTTTGCATCTTCAGACATTTCATTGAGGCTGAATGGGATACATCGCGTCCTGTTGACGTTTGATGTGTAATTTTGTTCAGTGCGCATAACACGGATCATGTGACTATATTTTCTGAGGTTTATCCGATGGGTATAGTAAAAATAGCTCTTAAAGCTTTGTTGAAGGAAAAGTTCTACAAGGTGCAGCTACACACAAAAACACTCTCCCTTGCAAGCAAAAGGCCAGATCTGCCTCTGTACACAAGGGTGCTTGCAGGTGGTGTTGCCATTTATGTTCTAAGCCCTATCGATCTGATTCCTGATTTTATTCCTGTCATAGGAACTATTGATGATATAATCCTGATTCCTCTAGGGTTCCTATTGGTCAGGAAACTGATTCCTGAGTCTGTTATGATGGAATGCAGGTGTGAGGCCGAGCGGACTCTGGGTCATAAGAACATGTCAACCAGTACTTCGGAAAACTGACTTTCGTCATTAAGCTATTGATAATAATCTATATCTCATAACGGATAGTATCTTTTCTGAAGCAAGTTTCAAGGAGTTTTGAGAAAGAATGGGCGAGCAAACAAATCCGTGGGAATGTATTAATGGCAAAAACATCCCGACAACAATTGAGCTTGACCCGATAATCTACAAATACACATCTCCTGCCTGCCGTATTCTTGACATAGGTTGTGCCAACGGAAAAGTAAGTCTTCCACTGGCATTGCATGGTTATTCGGTAACCGGTGTTGATGTCAACACCGAGGTTCTGAGCATGGCAAAGTCCTCT
Encoded proteins:
- a CDS encoding RND family transporter; translated protein: MSAKIIFEKIGAFIEKWPKGIILVAILLMFVSLQGAGLIEHKSGTDTFVEKDSELYQNYDHIYKTNFGSEVVMVLVDSDDVRESEVLEAIDDFDGIIEQDKGVENVVSLASLVKDTAYYVTGRTEIPNNDDKILTIIDQLPSAYVDQFMPDTTHTIIMVQMPGNIDESNKQRVLSQVERAIEVVDFPSGTTAVATGDPAFMIAMSEEMSSSLQIMLLLAFILMIFALLVVFRHVRWCLMPIPVVLVGLVWTFGAMGYLNIPMTMASMAVFPILIGLGADYAIQFHNRVEEELAKGECVEDAIIDTIKHTGPAVGVAVVATCLGFIALLISSVPMIQDFGKMSLVGVILCYLAAMFVLVSVLYILDRRAEKKQNSCSVKSTPVKQVEPTETVIGRTISSVAMFTAKRPLIIIALASILAVAGLYADEHVGVQTETKDFVPQDMQALQDLNKLTSVMNGIDNINIIVKANNVLDPDVLQWMVDFSEREEEGNSHITGSSSIGSLIDSSYGSIPSDKDTITSVTDSISTVVTDQYLEGRNLAVMNLQLESDLTTEQLTTTIDLVENDLEWYTPPAGVSVTITGSKVMSTSIIDALTSGRTQMGYLGMAIIFLGMLVIYRDWLKAVSTILPIVMVTGWIGGVMYLLDMAYNPLTATLGALAIGIGAEFTILMLERYFEERDRGMEPYDAMERAASSVGPAIIASGSTVIFGFSALIVSSFPMLSDFGKVTVIAVAFSLFSTVVVLPPIMVNLDLWRSGRKVSDKYSDKNVEINKVSI
- a CDS encoding helix-turn-helix domain-containing protein, with the protein product MNSLIESLQQLGLTSYEAKVLVTLTQYGSRNAADIHALSGIPRSAVYGVIDRLKDRGLVKVQNTKPMRYRAYAPDVIIDKLKASYEDAVKFSNEQLETIYQAQEGSVEEDSVWNISGVKNVNDKILQMMESADEEIIFASSYSSLKKVIEVYPIMDSIRQMIQVKLGEGVKIKITGRDKAHVIDIAKEFSGAEIRVYKEKSNVNPLKGGILVIDNEELLVITIKDDIAPLTLNATWYNGKEHVCIFRHFIEAEWDTSRPVDV